The following are encoded together in the Kwoniella europaea PYCC6329 chromosome 1, complete sequence genome:
- a CDS encoding pre-mRNA-splicing factor SYF1: MSAHDSPLDSLSSRFPLTFPVPTPLTHPHLISASDLATEEDLLHNPDNLRSWLSYIHQLKERIIANEPPKVDEPSPEERLLGPLSSHVAREGLQQLTMVYERAVAVFPTSFKLWRSYYQMRQSYVLGELTSSAKTARAQHAKRGSGFKTNVREQLEAAEEANEWVGGLDGIVGYEEWRSLIATGERMIACLSHLPVPWLLHLSILFHPKCPATFKRTYARRTFDRALRTLPPSLHGRVWGLYLRWAEMIGGEAGERVWRRFLKVDASLTERHITYLLDSTPPRPLAASKYLLSLARRASKNLYSSLEGKSPYQLFVDFLELVERYADEVGMDEEQTLELKAAKQVAQDEITKPDVEDTPAPAEEPASIHGRLIRIAGPPVPVEQGKIFKPKDAISTKKGPEELPYDEDTDPSNSRLLDVEGIVERDGLEVYKDQAGRLWTGLATYWIKRGEFDRATSTFERGLAAVVTIRDFTQIFDAYAEFSETMISTLMDALADEDNLADEEFDAEETEKELDERMKKFEELMDRRPFLLNEVLLRRNPNEVVEWEKRVALYGDDDEKVVETYVKALDTINPRKATGPLYPLYVNFAKFYEEGGSKDPESGEPRNEPDLKQARKIMERATKVPYKSVDELAEVWCEWAELELRNENYDEAIRLMQRATTIPRDPKKINFYDESLSPQQRLFKSLKIWSFYSDLEESIGSVESTKAVYDKIMELKIANAQVIVNYAAFLEENKYFEESFKVYERGIELFHPSVAFEIWNIYLSKFVKRYGGKKLERARDLFEQALENCPPKFCKPIYLLYGKLEEEHGLAKRAMGIYDRACTTVQDSDKFDMFTIYIAKATANFGLPATRPIYERALESLPDKQTAEMCKRFARMERKLGEIDRARAIYAHASQFCDPRIDKEFWEEWNLFEVETGSEDTFREMLRIKRAVQAAFNTETSFIAAQTAAAAKGAEKPTDTAKDAADPMAAMERELSGTDGAGAGAATSKKTGGPAFVASTLKTQNAHGIDQAEDEGEVANPDAIEMDEDEF, translated from the exons ATGTCGGCTCATGACTCCCCCCTCGACTCCCTATCTTCCCGATTCCCACTCACTTTCCCCGTCCCCACGCCCctcactcatcctcatctcatctccgCCTCAGATCTCGCAACAGAGGAAGACCTATTGCACAACCCTGACAACCTTCGATCATGGCTCTCATACATCCATCAACTGAAAGAACGTATAATAGCCAATGAACCTCCCAAAGTAGATGAACCATCACCCGAGGAGAGACTCCTAGGTCCATTATCCAGTCATGTTGCCCGAGAGGGTTTACAGCAATTGACAATGGTTTACGAAAGGGCCGTAGCAGTCTTCCCTACAAGTTTCAAACTTTGGAGATCCTATTATCAAATGAGACAATCCTACGTTCTGGGAGAATTGACAAGTTCAGCTAAGACCGCGAGAGCGCAACATGCCAAACGAGGTTCGGGATTTAAGACCAATGTGAGAGAACAgttggaagctgctgaagaagcCAATGAGTGGGTAGGAGGATTAGATGGGATAGTGGGATATGAAGAATGGAGATCGTTGATAGCTACTggagaaaggatgattgCTTGTCTGAGTCATTTACCTGTACCATGGTTATTACACCTTTCGATTTTGTTCCACCCAAAATGCCCTGCAACGTTCAAGAGAACCTATGCGAGACGAACGTTCGATAGAGCACTCAGAACGCTCCCTCCAAGTTTACATGGGAGGGTCTGGGGTCTGTATCTTAGATGGGCTGAGATGATTGGTGGAGAAGCTGGTGAGAGAGTTTGGAGAAGGTTTttaaag GTCGACGCAAGTCTGACTGAAAGACATATCACATACCTCCTTGACTCGACTCCGCCTCGTCCACTCGCTGCGTCCAAataccttctctccctcGCTCGTCGCGCATCCAAGAACCTGTACTCATCACTCGAGGGCAAATCACCGTATCAGCTGTTTGTCGATTTCTTAGAGCTGGTAGAACGGTATGCAGATGAAGTAGGTATGGACGAAGAGCAGACATTAGAACTTAAAGCGGCTAAGCAAGTGGCTCAAGATGAAATAACGAAACCTGACGTAGAAGACACACCTGCTCCAGCGGAAGAACCAGCTAGTATACATGGTCGATTGATTAGAATCGCTGGTCCACCTGTCCCAGTAGAACAGGGAAAGATATTCAAACCTAAAGATGCTATCTCAACTAAGAAAGGTCCAGAGGAGCTACCTTATGACGAGGATACCGATCCGTCCAATTCACGCTTATTAGACGTAGAAGGTATAGtagaaagagatggattAGAAGTATATAAAGATCAAGCTGGTAGATTATGGACGGGTCTGGCGACATATTGGATCAAACGTGGTGAATTTGATCGAGCGACATCAACTTTCGAAAGAGGTTTAGCAGCCGTGGTGACTATTAGAGATTTCACTCAGATATTTGACGCTTATGCTGAGTTTTCCGAAACTATGATTTCtactttgatggatgctCTTGCCGATGAAGATAATCTAGCAGATGAGGAATTTGATGCTGAAGAGACTGAGAAAGAATtagatgagaggatgaagaagtttgaAGAGTTGATGGATAGAAGACCGTTCCTCCTCAATGAAGTTCTCCTCAGAAGGAATCCGAACGAGGTGGTAGAGTGGGAAAAGCGAGTAGCGCTTTATGGAGACGACGATGAGAAAGTGGTTGAAACGTATGTGAAAGCTTTAGATACCATAAATCCAAGGAAGGCCACTGGACCCCTATATCCTCTATATGTCAATTTTGCGAAGTTCTATGAAGAGGGTGGAAGCAAAGATCCAGAAAGTGGAGAACCAAGAAATGAACCTGATTTGAAACAGGCTAGGAAGATCATGGAGAGAGCTACGAAAGTACCCTACAAGAGTGTAGATGAGTTGGCAGAAGTATGGTGTGAATGGGCAGAATTGGAGTTGAGGAATGA GAATTACGATGAGGCTATCCGTTTGATGCAGAGAGCCACTACGATACCCCGAGAtcccaagaagatcaacttTTATGACGAG TCTCTGTCCCCTCAACAGCGTCTGTTCAAGTCCCTCAAGATATGGTCTTTCTACAGTGATCTCGAAGAATCCATCGGTTCAGTCGAATCGACAAAAGCAGTCTACGATAAGATTATGGAATTGAAAATCGCCAATGCTCAGGTCATTGTCAACTACGCTGCTTTCCTGGAAGAGAACAAGTATTTCGAAGAGAGTTTCAAG GTGTACGAACGAGGTATCGAGTTATTCCATCCATCTGTCGCGTTCGAAATATGGAACATCTACCTATCCAAATTCGTCAAACGATATGGCGGTAAGAAGCTCGAAAGGGCAAGAGATCTGTTCGAACAGGCATTAGAGAATTGTCCACCTAAATTCTGTAAACCGATTTATCTCCTATATGGTAAACTCGAAGAAGAACATGGTTTGGCTAAGAGAGCGATGGGTATTTACGATCGAGCTTGTACGACAGTACAGGATTCAGATAAATTCGATATGTTTACGATATACATTGCGAAAGCCACAGCCAACTTTGGGTTACCCGCCACTCGACCGATATACGAAAGAGCTCTTGAGAGCTTACCGGACAAACAGACTGCGGAGATGTGTAAGAGGTTTGcaaggatggagaggaaacTTGGTGAAATTGATAGAGCCAGAGCTATCTATGCTCATGCGAGTCAATTCTGTGATCCTAGGATTGATAAGGAGTTCTGGGAAGAATGGAACTTGTTTGAGG TCGAAACTGGATCCGAGGACACTTTCCGAGAGATGTTACGTATCAAGCGTGCAGTCCAAGCTGCATTCAACACCGAGACATCCTTCATTGCTGCTCAAACGGCCGCAGCTGCCAAAGGAGCTGAGAAACCCACCGATACAGCTAAAGACGCTGCTGATCCTATGGCAGCTATGGAAAGAGAGTTGTCAGGAACGGATGGTGCTGGAG